Proteins encoded within one genomic window of Lynx canadensis isolate LIC74 chromosome B2, mLynCan4.pri.v2, whole genome shotgun sequence:
- the SGK1 gene encoding serine/threonine-protein kinase Sgk1 isoform X3 has translation MKEEAIKSPLKAFMKQRRMGLNDFIQKIANNSYACKHPEVQSILKISQPQEPELMNANPSPPPSPSQQINLGPSSNPHAKPSDFHFLKVIGKGSFGKVLLARHKAEEAFYAVKVLQKKAILKKKEEKHIMSERNVLLKNVKHPFLVGLHFSFQTADKLYFVLDYINGGELFYHLQRERCFLEPRARFYAAEIASALGYLHSLNIVYRDLKPENILLDSQGHIVLTDFGLCKENIEHNGTTSTFCGTPEYLAPEVLHKQPYDRTVDWWCLGAVLYEMLYGLPPFYSRNTAEMYDNILNKPLQLKPNITNSARHLLEGLLQKDRTKRLGAQDDFMEIKNHVFFSLINWDDLINKKITPPFNPNVSGPSDLRHFDPEFTEEPVPSSIGRSPDSILLTASVKEAAEAFLGFSYAPPVDSFL, from the exons atgaaagaggaagctATAAAATCCCCTTTGAAAG CTTTCATGAAACAGAGGAGGATGGGCCTGAACGACTTTATTCAGAAGATTGCCAATAACTCCTACGCATGCAAACA CCCTGAAGTTCAGTCCATTTTGAAAATCTCCCAACCTCAGGAGCCTGAGCTTATGAATGCCAACCCTTCTCCTCCA CCAAGTCCCTCTCAGCAAATCAACCTTGGCCCGTCATCCAATCCTCATGCGAAACCATCTGACTTTCACTTCTTGAAAGTGATTGGCAAAGGCAGTTTTGGAAAG GTTCTTCTAGCAAGACACAAAGCAGAAGAAGCATTCTATGCAGTCAAAGTTTTACAGAagaaagcaattctgaaaaagaaggaG GAGAAACATATTATGTCGGAACGGAATGTTCTACTGAAGAATGTAAAACACCCTTTCCTGGTGGGCCTTCACTTCTCCTTCCAGACCGCTGACAAATTGTACTTTGTCCTCGACTATATTAATGGTGGAGAG TTGTTTTACCATCTTCAGAGGGAACGTTGCTTCCTGGAACCACGGGCTCGTTTCTACGCTGCTGAAATAGCCAGTGCCTTGGGTTACCTGCACTCTCTGAACATCGTTTATAG agACTTAAAACCAGAGAATATTTTGCTGGATTCACAGGGACACATTGTCCTTACTGACTTTGGGCTCTGCAAGGAGAACATCGAACACAATGGCACAACATCCACCTTCTGTGGCACGCCCGAG TATCTTGCACCTGAGGTGCTCCATAAGCAGCCTTACGACAGGACCGTGGACTGGTGGTGCCTGGGGGCCGTCTTATATGAGATGCTGTATGGCCTG CCTCCTTTTTATAGCCGAAACACAGCTGAGATGTACGACAACATTCTGAACAAGCCCCTCCAGCTGAAGCCCAACATTACCAATTCTGCCAGACACCTTCTGGAGGGCCTCCTGCAGAAGGACAGGACCAAGAGGCTGGGCGCCCAGGACGACTTT ATGGAGATTAAGAATCACGTCTTCTTCTCCCTAATTAACTGGGACGATCTCATTAATAAGAAGATTACTCCCCCTTTTAACCCAAATGTG AGTGGACCTAGTGACCTGAGGCACTTTGATCCCGAATTTACCGAAGAGCCGGTCCCCAGCTCCATCGGCAGGTCCCCTGACAGCATCCTGCTCACAGCCAGCGTCAAGGAAGCGGCCGAGGCCTTTCTAGGCTTTTCCTACGCACCCCCTGTGGACTCTTTCCTCTGA
- the SGK1 gene encoding serine/threonine-protein kinase Sgk1 isoform X2, with protein sequence MTVKTEAARGTLTYSRMRGMVAILIAFMKQRRMGLNDFIQKIANNSYACKHPEVQSILKISQPQEPELMNANPSPPPSPSQQINLGPSSNPHAKPSDFHFLKVIGKGSFGKVLLARHKAEEAFYAVKVLQKKAILKKKEEKHIMSERNVLLKNVKHPFLVGLHFSFQTADKLYFVLDYINGGELFYHLQRERCFLEPRARFYAAEIASALGYLHSLNIVYRDLKPENILLDSQGHIVLTDFGLCKENIEHNGTTSTFCGTPEYLAPEVLHKQPYDRTVDWWCLGAVLYEMLYGLPPFYSRNTAEMYDNILNKPLQLKPNITNSARHLLEGLLQKDRTKRLGAQDDFMEIKNHVFFSLINWDDLINKKITPPFNPNVSGPSDLRHFDPEFTEEPVPSSIGRSPDSILLTASVKEAAEAFLGFSYAPPVDSFL encoded by the exons ATGACGGTGAAAACCGAGGCTGCTAGGGGCACCCTCACTTACTCCAGAATGAGGGGAATGGTAGCAATTCTCATCG CTTTCATGAAACAGAGGAGGATGGGCCTGAACGACTTTATTCAGAAGATTGCCAATAACTCCTACGCATGCAAACA CCCTGAAGTTCAGTCCATTTTGAAAATCTCCCAACCTCAGGAGCCTGAGCTTATGAATGCCAACCCTTCTCCTCCA CCAAGTCCCTCTCAGCAAATCAACCTTGGCCCGTCATCCAATCCTCATGCGAAACCATCTGACTTTCACTTCTTGAAAGTGATTGGCAAAGGCAGTTTTGGAAAG GTTCTTCTAGCAAGACACAAAGCAGAAGAAGCATTCTATGCAGTCAAAGTTTTACAGAagaaagcaattctgaaaaagaaggaG GAGAAACATATTATGTCGGAACGGAATGTTCTACTGAAGAATGTAAAACACCCTTTCCTGGTGGGCCTTCACTTCTCCTTCCAGACCGCTGACAAATTGTACTTTGTCCTCGACTATATTAATGGTGGAGAG TTGTTTTACCATCTTCAGAGGGAACGTTGCTTCCTGGAACCACGGGCTCGTTTCTACGCTGCTGAAATAGCCAGTGCCTTGGGTTACCTGCACTCTCTGAACATCGTTTATAG agACTTAAAACCAGAGAATATTTTGCTGGATTCACAGGGACACATTGTCCTTACTGACTTTGGGCTCTGCAAGGAGAACATCGAACACAATGGCACAACATCCACCTTCTGTGGCACGCCCGAG TATCTTGCACCTGAGGTGCTCCATAAGCAGCCTTACGACAGGACCGTGGACTGGTGGTGCCTGGGGGCCGTCTTATATGAGATGCTGTATGGCCTG CCTCCTTTTTATAGCCGAAACACAGCTGAGATGTACGACAACATTCTGAACAAGCCCCTCCAGCTGAAGCCCAACATTACCAATTCTGCCAGACACCTTCTGGAGGGCCTCCTGCAGAAGGACAGGACCAAGAGGCTGGGCGCCCAGGACGACTTT ATGGAGATTAAGAATCACGTCTTCTTCTCCCTAATTAACTGGGACGATCTCATTAATAAGAAGATTACTCCCCCTTTTAACCCAAATGTG AGTGGACCTAGTGACCTGAGGCACTTTGATCCCGAATTTACCGAAGAGCCGGTCCCCAGCTCCATCGGCAGGTCCCCTGACAGCATCCTGCTCACAGCCAGCGTCAAGGAAGCGGCCGAGGCCTTTCTAGGCTTTTCCTACGCACCCCCTGTGGACTCTTTCCTCTGA
- the SGK1 gene encoding serine/threonine-protein kinase Sgk1 isoform X1: MFSKIRGGKKSEMQIVLFFFFPLVQRRILFPPPPLHIPDLSLPLPSFFPSFLRFQVLGFCSLAWLWPKAQKRRFRKRLGRAQGPFVCFGSRGRKSCRPESRRLLQGNVSVLLSPSPAARRPPLPMGEMQGALARARLESLLRPRHKKRAEAQKRSESFLLTGLAFMKQRRMGLNDFIQKIANNSYACKHPEVQSILKISQPQEPELMNANPSPPPSPSQQINLGPSSNPHAKPSDFHFLKVIGKGSFGKVLLARHKAEEAFYAVKVLQKKAILKKKEEKHIMSERNVLLKNVKHPFLVGLHFSFQTADKLYFVLDYINGGELFYHLQRERCFLEPRARFYAAEIASALGYLHSLNIVYRDLKPENILLDSQGHIVLTDFGLCKENIEHNGTTSTFCGTPEYLAPEVLHKQPYDRTVDWWCLGAVLYEMLYGLPPFYSRNTAEMYDNILNKPLQLKPNITNSARHLLEGLLQKDRTKRLGAQDDFMEIKNHVFFSLINWDDLINKKITPPFNPNVSGPSDLRHFDPEFTEEPVPSSIGRSPDSILLTASVKEAAEAFLGFSYAPPVDSFL; encoded by the exons ATGTTCTCAAAgattagagggggaaaaaaaagtgaaatgcagattgtactttttttttttttccctttagtgcAGAGACGAATTTTATTTCCGCCCCCTCCCCTACACATTCCtgacctctccctcccccttccctctttctttccttccttcctccgcTTCCAAGTTCTGGGATTTTGCAGCCTTGCTTGGCTTTGGCCAAAAGCACAAAAAAGGCGTTTTCGGAAGCGGCTCGGCCGTGCACAAGggccatttgtttgttttgggtctCGGGGCAGGAAATCTTGCCGGCCTGAGTCACGGCGGCTCCTTCAAGGAAACGTCAGTGTTCTCCTGTCGCCCTCGCCCGCTGCGCGCCGGCCGCCGCTGCCCATGGGGGAGATGCAGGGCGCGCTGGCCAGGGCCCGGCTCGAGTCCCTGCTTCGGCCCCGCCACAAAAAGAGGGCCGAGGCGCAGAAACGCAGCGAGTCCTTCCTGCTGACCGGCCTGG CTTTCATGAAACAGAGGAGGATGGGCCTGAACGACTTTATTCAGAAGATTGCCAATAACTCCTACGCATGCAAACA CCCTGAAGTTCAGTCCATTTTGAAAATCTCCCAACCTCAGGAGCCTGAGCTTATGAATGCCAACCCTTCTCCTCCA CCAAGTCCCTCTCAGCAAATCAACCTTGGCCCGTCATCCAATCCTCATGCGAAACCATCTGACTTTCACTTCTTGAAAGTGATTGGCAAAGGCAGTTTTGGAAAG GTTCTTCTAGCAAGACACAAAGCAGAAGAAGCATTCTATGCAGTCAAAGTTTTACAGAagaaagcaattctgaaaaagaaggaG GAGAAACATATTATGTCGGAACGGAATGTTCTACTGAAGAATGTAAAACACCCTTTCCTGGTGGGCCTTCACTTCTCCTTCCAGACCGCTGACAAATTGTACTTTGTCCTCGACTATATTAATGGTGGAGAG TTGTTTTACCATCTTCAGAGGGAACGTTGCTTCCTGGAACCACGGGCTCGTTTCTACGCTGCTGAAATAGCCAGTGCCTTGGGTTACCTGCACTCTCTGAACATCGTTTATAG agACTTAAAACCAGAGAATATTTTGCTGGATTCACAGGGACACATTGTCCTTACTGACTTTGGGCTCTGCAAGGAGAACATCGAACACAATGGCACAACATCCACCTTCTGTGGCACGCCCGAG TATCTTGCACCTGAGGTGCTCCATAAGCAGCCTTACGACAGGACCGTGGACTGGTGGTGCCTGGGGGCCGTCTTATATGAGATGCTGTATGGCCTG CCTCCTTTTTATAGCCGAAACACAGCTGAGATGTACGACAACATTCTGAACAAGCCCCTCCAGCTGAAGCCCAACATTACCAATTCTGCCAGACACCTTCTGGAGGGCCTCCTGCAGAAGGACAGGACCAAGAGGCTGGGCGCCCAGGACGACTTT ATGGAGATTAAGAATCACGTCTTCTTCTCCCTAATTAACTGGGACGATCTCATTAATAAGAAGATTACTCCCCCTTTTAACCCAAATGTG AGTGGACCTAGTGACCTGAGGCACTTTGATCCCGAATTTACCGAAGAGCCGGTCCCCAGCTCCATCGGCAGGTCCCCTGACAGCATCCTGCTCACAGCCAGCGTCAAGGAAGCGGCCGAGGCCTTTCTAGGCTTTTCCTACGCACCCCCTGTGGACTCTTTCCTCTGA